In Pseudoxanthomonas indica, the following are encoded in one genomic region:
- a CDS encoding TetR/AcrR family transcriptional regulator translates to MSTSTDFRGTTASRLISSSTVLRSRRNIELCKRGEMRAERFLDAATEVFAEKGYQHAKLSEIVARAGGSLATLYRIFGDKEGLAHAILERRLDSHVGILRDMNLADMPPEKALREIALRIAVSMGKTESRVVYRIVIGEGESFPGLRDWFFEQSVAEVRGILTTYFQQQMDAGRLQLASADAAASVFYMMMFGNVIIRIASGFVDHVDADELKAQALMSVDLFLQGALPRP, encoded by the coding sequence GTGAGCACATCTACCGATTTTCGCGGCACCACAGCATCACGTCTCATCAGTTCCAGCACCGTCCTGCGCAGCAGGCGCAACATCGAACTCTGCAAACGCGGAGAGATGCGCGCCGAACGCTTCCTGGACGCAGCCACCGAAGTTTTCGCCGAGAAGGGCTACCAGCACGCCAAGCTCAGCGAGATTGTCGCCCGCGCCGGCGGCTCCCTGGCCACCTTGTACCGGATTTTCGGTGACAAGGAAGGCCTGGCCCACGCCATCCTTGAACGCCGTCTCGACAGCCACGTCGGCATCCTGCGCGACATGAACCTGGCGGACATGCCCCCGGAAAAAGCCCTGCGCGAAATTGCCCTGCGCATCGCCGTGTCCATGGGCAAGACCGAATCGCGGGTGGTCTATCGCATCGTGATTGGCGAGGGCGAGTCGTTCCCGGGCCTGCGCGACTGGTTCTTCGAGCAGTCCGTGGCCGAAGTGCGCGGTATCCTGACCACCTACTTCCAGCAACAGATGGACGCCGGTCGCCTGCAGTTGGCTTCTGCCGATGCCGCGGCCAGCGTGTTCTACATGATGATGTTCGGCAACGTGATCATCCGCATCGCCAGTGGCTTCGTGGATCATGTAGACGCCGATGAGCTGAAGGCGCAGGCGCTGATGTCGGTCGACCTGTTCCTGCAGGGCGCTTTGCCGCGCCCATGA
- a CDS encoding NAD(P)/FAD-dependent oxidoreductase — protein sequence MDLKSGYPWWAVKNGLMRAFPVLDQDRDCDIAILGGGITGALIADHLQNAGHDVLVLEQRDIGWGSTAASTALLQYEIDTHLIDLIKQYGQADGALAYLACADAVSELGVLARELRDVGYQRADSLYLASRWRHARVLAQEHAARRDIGLKLEYLPGDAVRDRFGLNAPAALLSSQAAWVDPYRLAHRLLQRVAERGGGVFDRSAMVRLQAQPRHVLLWTEQGQRVRAKQVVVAAGYASQQWLDRKVAQNRSSYAFVTDPQDPAALDFLKRTMVWESARPYIYLRSTSDHRIVVGGEDDAVDVPARRDARVKKKAAKLATRVLELFPQLDMRPAFAWAGTFAETRDGLPFFGPHPQHGSRVHFAMAYGGNGITYSQIGAGLLRARIERRAHPLAKLFSFDRLDKR from the coding sequence TTGGATCTGAAAAGTGGTTACCCCTGGTGGGCCGTCAAGAACGGCCTGATGCGCGCGTTTCCCGTGCTCGACCAGGATCGCGACTGCGACATCGCCATACTCGGCGGGGGCATCACCGGGGCACTGATCGCCGACCATCTGCAGAATGCCGGCCATGACGTGCTGGTGTTGGAGCAGCGCGACATCGGCTGGGGCAGTACCGCCGCCAGCACGGCGCTGCTGCAATACGAAATCGATACCCACCTGATCGATCTGATCAAGCAGTACGGCCAAGCCGATGGCGCCCTCGCCTACCTGGCCTGCGCCGATGCTGTCAGCGAACTGGGCGTGCTCGCGCGCGAGCTGCGTGACGTCGGTTACCAGCGCGCCGACAGCCTGTACCTGGCTAGCCGCTGGCGCCATGCGCGCGTGCTCGCGCAGGAACATGCCGCGCGCCGCGACATCGGGCTGAAGCTCGAATACCTGCCCGGAGATGCCGTGCGCGATCGCTTCGGCCTCAATGCCCCGGCGGCCTTGCTGAGCAGCCAGGCCGCCTGGGTCGACCCTTACCGCTTGGCCCATCGCCTGCTGCAGCGGGTGGCCGAACGCGGCGGCGGCGTCTTTGACCGCAGCGCGATGGTGCGCCTGCAGGCGCAACCGCGCCACGTACTGCTGTGGACCGAACAGGGCCAGCGAGTACGCGCCAAACAGGTGGTGGTGGCGGCCGGCTATGCCAGCCAACAGTGGCTCGACCGCAAGGTCGCGCAGAATCGAAGCAGCTATGCTTTTGTCACCGACCCGCAGGATCCGGCGGCCCTGGATTTCCTGAAGCGCACGATGGTCTGGGAGTCCGCCCGCCCGTACATCTACCTGCGCAGCACCAGCGACCACCGCATCGTGGTGGGCGGCGAGGACGACGCCGTCGACGTGCCTGCGCGGCGCGATGCACGGGTCAAGAAGAAAGCGGCCAAGCTCGCCACCCGCGTGCTGGAACTGTTCCCGCAGCTGGACATGCGCCCGGCGTTTGCCTGGGCCGGCACGTTCGCCGAAACCAGGGACGGCCTGCCGTTCTTCGGCCCGCACCCACAACACGGATCGCGCGTGCACTTCGCGATGGCCTACGGCGGCAATGGCATCACCTACAGCCAGATCGGCGCCGGACTGTTGCGCGCCAGGATCGAACGCCGTGCGCATCCGCTGGCGAAGCTGTTCTCCTTCGATCGCCTCGACAAACGCTGA
- a CDS encoding PspC domain-containing protein, with translation MNAVTKPFARSLNDRMLAGVMGGIAHRFGWNSTLLRVVFVIVSIASAAFPGILVYLILWLLMPNEAD, from the coding sequence ATGAATGCCGTGACCAAACCCTTCGCCCGTTCCTTGAACGACCGCATGCTGGCCGGGGTCATGGGCGGTATCGCCCACCGCTTCGGCTGGAATTCGACCCTGCTGCGCGTGGTGTTCGTGATTGTCTCGATTGCGTCGGCGGCCTTCCCGGGCATCCTGGTCTACCTGATTCTCTGGCTGCTGATGCCCAACGAAGCGGATTGA
- a CDS encoding DUF5329 domain-containing protein, with amino-acid sequence MRLLATSCLWLLWPLLADAAPSAQAQREIRGLMDALSQSQCSFQRNGSWYPADKARAHLQRKYDYLLKRDLVDTAEQFIDRAASRSSMSGKAYRVRCPGQAEVDAASWFGGRLKALRDSGGAAH; translated from the coding sequence ATGCGCCTGCTTGCGACGTCCTGTCTGTGGCTGCTGTGGCCCCTGCTGGCCGATGCGGCCCCGTCAGCCCAGGCCCAGCGCGAAATCCGCGGGCTGATGGATGCGTTGTCGCAGTCGCAGTGCAGCTTTCAGCGCAATGGCAGCTGGTATCCCGCCGACAAGGCGCGCGCGCATCTGCAGCGCAAGTACGATTACCTGCTCAAGCGCGACCTGGTCGACACCGCCGAGCAGTTCATCGATCGCGCCGCCAGCCGCAGCAGCATGAGTGGCAAGGCCTACCGGGTGCGCTGTCCGGGCCAGGCCGAGGTGGATGCCGCCAGCTGGTTTGGCGGACGCCTGAAGGCGTTGCGGGATTCAGGCGGCGCGGCGCACTGA
- a CDS encoding class III poly(R)-hydroxyalkanoic acid synthase subunit PhaC gives MRSPLNISVDELAQEALTTQHKLAAGLKTLPEVEDVHYGATAKQEVWRDGKVVLYRFIGEKPATAKVPLLIVYALVNRPYMVDLQEDRSLVKGLLALGEDVYVLDWGYPDRSDRFLELGDYIQRYIDGAVDYLREQFDRDAINVLGICQGGAFSLCHAALNPDKIKNLITMVTPVDFHTPDNMLSHWTREMDVDLFVQAMGNVPADMMNACYLMLKPFRLNLQKYVGLVDLLDDRKGIEDFLRMEKWIFDSPDLAGEAFRQFITQFYQRNGFVNGGIEIDGEAVHLAEVTMPVLNIFAEQDHLVPPDASRALARLVGTDDYTELSFKGGHIGIYVSSRAQREVPSAIHQWLAERAR, from the coding sequence ATGAGAAGCCCCTTGAACATCAGCGTCGACGAACTGGCGCAGGAAGCCCTGACCACCCAGCACAAGCTGGCCGCCGGCCTGAAGACGCTGCCGGAAGTGGAAGACGTCCACTACGGCGCCACCGCCAAGCAGGAAGTCTGGCGCGACGGCAAGGTGGTGCTGTATCGCTTCATCGGTGAAAAGCCAGCCACCGCCAAAGTGCCGCTGCTGATCGTGTATGCGCTGGTCAATCGTCCCTACATGGTCGACCTGCAGGAGGATCGATCGCTGGTCAAAGGCCTGCTGGCACTGGGCGAGGACGTGTACGTGCTGGACTGGGGCTACCCGGATCGTTCGGATCGTTTCCTGGAGTTGGGCGACTACATCCAGCGCTACATCGACGGCGCCGTGGATTACCTGCGCGAACAGTTCGATCGCGACGCCATCAACGTGCTCGGCATCTGCCAGGGCGGCGCGTTTTCGCTGTGCCATGCGGCCTTGAACCCGGACAAGATCAAGAACCTGATCACCATGGTCACGCCGGTGGATTTCCATACCCCGGACAACATGCTCTCGCACTGGACCCGCGAGATGGATGTGGATCTGTTCGTGCAGGCAATGGGCAACGTGCCGGCCGACATGATGAATGCCTGCTACCTGATGCTCAAACCGTTCAGGCTCAACCTGCAGAAGTACGTGGGCCTGGTGGATCTGCTGGATGACCGCAAGGGAATCGAGGATTTCCTGCGGATGGAGAAGTGGATTTTCGACTCCCCGGATCTGGCCGGCGAAGCCTTCAGGCAGTTCATCACCCAGTTCTACCAGCGCAACGGCTTCGTCAACGGCGGCATCGAGATTGACGGTGAGGCGGTGCATCTGGCCGAAGTGACCATGCCGGTGCTGAACATCTTTGCCGAGCAGGATCACCTGGTGCCGCCGGATGCCTCGCGCGCACTGGCGCGGCTGGTGGGCACCGACGACTACACCGAGTTGAGCTTCAAGGGGGGGCACATCGGCATCTATGTCTCCAGCCGCGCGCAACGCGAAGTGCCCAGCGCGATCCACCAGTGGCTGGCCGAACGCGCGCGTTGA
- the phaE gene encoding class III poly(R)-hydroxyalkanoic acid synthase subunit PhaE, with the protein MADYAPPGAGDFDAMARQYWNLWGDALRQWSGGAPAPTPAPGWQQALDWWSKLVPGGAPGVDDVVQRFRHQSGDWFGQMQQLAARFAGQDASAADVAQAWKQMLGVDLGHGPWRDFLGGLQGGGSGGFDSWYRQVRPYIDNLQREAERWMHLPTFGPMREHQERWQGLAQAQQDYQRSLLDYEQTMLHVAQLALARFESLLAARAEPGQQVTSARALFDLWIDAAEQAYAEVALSPEFRRVYGALTNAQMQLRLAVTTEIEQICLQLGMPTRTEVDSAYRKIADLERRLHRMERRGKAEAATRQANAAPARKAAAPVQESPRQRPVEADSGERVAASVKRTAAPRRATADKRKAAVKVSKAKPNTGKARVAARSAAPASRTATAPVAEAKPGKVAKPATTAKPGKSAPVVSMKDWVARYAGDEDKKQAGKKQGRRK; encoded by the coding sequence ATGGCCGATTACGCACCCCCCGGCGCCGGCGATTTCGATGCGATGGCCCGGCAGTACTGGAACCTCTGGGGCGACGCCCTGCGCCAGTGGAGTGGCGGCGCGCCTGCGCCCACCCCGGCGCCAGGCTGGCAACAGGCCTTGGACTGGTGGTCCAAGCTCGTGCCCGGCGGCGCGCCGGGTGTGGACGATGTCGTGCAGCGCTTCCGCCATCAGAGTGGCGACTGGTTCGGGCAGATGCAGCAGCTGGCGGCGCGCTTCGCCGGCCAGGACGCTTCGGCCGCCGACGTCGCCCAAGCCTGGAAGCAGATGCTGGGCGTGGACCTGGGCCATGGCCCTTGGCGCGATTTCCTCGGCGGCCTGCAAGGCGGCGGCAGCGGCGGTTTCGACAGCTGGTACCGGCAGGTGCGCCCCTACATCGACAACCTGCAGCGCGAAGCCGAGCGCTGGATGCATCTGCCCACCTTTGGGCCGATGCGCGAACACCAGGAGCGCTGGCAGGGCCTGGCGCAGGCGCAGCAGGATTACCAGCGCAGCCTGCTCGATTACGAACAGACCATGCTGCATGTGGCGCAGCTGGCCTTGGCGCGCTTCGAAAGTCTGCTGGCCGCGCGCGCCGAGCCGGGCCAGCAGGTCACCAGCGCACGCGCGCTGTTCGACCTGTGGATTGACGCTGCCGAGCAGGCCTATGCCGAAGTGGCGCTGTCGCCCGAGTTCCGCCGCGTTTACGGAGCGCTGACCAATGCGCAGATGCAGCTGCGCCTGGCGGTGACCACCGAGATCGAACAGATCTGCCTGCAGCTGGGCATGCCCACGCGTACCGAGGTGGATTCGGCCTATCGCAAGATTGCCGATCTGGAACGTCGCCTGCATCGGATGGAGCGGCGCGGCAAGGCGGAAGCGGCAACGCGGCAGGCCAATGCGGCGCCGGCGCGCAAAGCCGCGGCACCCGTGCAGGAATCGCCGCGCCAGCGTCCGGTGGAAGCGGATTCCGGCGAGCGGGTCGCGGCCAGCGTCAAACGCACGGCCGCGCCGCGTCGCGCTACAGCGGACAAACGCAAGGCCGCCGTCAAAGTCTCCAAAGCGAAGCCGAACACCGGCAAAGCGCGCGTGGCTGCACGTTCGGCTGCTCCGGCCAGCAGGACCGCAACGGCGCCGGTCGCCGAAGCAAAGCCGGGCAAGGTGGCTAAACCCGCCACGACCGCCAAACCCGGCAAGTCCGCGCCGGTGGTGTCGATGAAAGACTGGGTGGCGCGTTATGCCGGCGACGAAGACAAGAAGCAGGCAGGCAAGAAGCAGGGACGCCGTAAATGA
- the pssA gene encoding CDP-diacylglycerol--serine O-phosphatidyltransferase, with the protein MARHFSMLRDFQLADWFTLGNAFCGTGAVFAAMRFLQEGIIRDLMIGMALIPLAFIFDALDGRVARWRNQASVLGRELDSLADVISFGVAPAALAYACGMQGGWDWLVLSYFVACGVSRLARYNVTAESLSGEDSKVKYFEGTPIPTSLLLVVVLAVAAYLGHIGPELWLGGWRLGPWLLHPLVLLYALSGTLMISKTLHIPKP; encoded by the coding sequence ATGGCGCGCCACTTCTCGATGCTCCGCGATTTCCAGCTGGCCGACTGGTTCACCCTCGGCAACGCGTTCTGCGGCACCGGTGCGGTGTTCGCGGCGATGCGCTTCCTGCAGGAAGGGATCATCCGCGACCTGATGATCGGCATGGCGCTGATCCCGCTGGCTTTCATCTTCGATGCGCTCGACGGGCGCGTGGCGCGCTGGCGCAACCAGGCCTCGGTGCTGGGGCGCGAGCTGGATTCGCTGGCCGATGTCATTTCCTTTGGTGTCGCTCCTGCCGCGCTGGCCTATGCCTGCGGCATGCAGGGCGGTTGGGACTGGCTGGTGCTGTCCTACTTCGTGGCGTGTGGCGTCAGCCGCCTGGCGCGCTACAACGTCACCGCCGAGTCGCTGTCCGGCGAGGACAGCAAGGTCAAATACTTCGAGGGCACGCCGATCCCGACCAGCCTGCTGCTGGTGGTGGTGCTGGCAGTGGCCGCGTACCTGGGCCATATCGGCCCCGAACTCTGGCTGGGCGGCTGGCGCCTGGGGCCGTGGCTGCTGCATCCGCTGGTGCTGCTGTATGCGCTGTCGGGCACGCTGATGATCAGCAAGACCCTGCATATTCCCAAGCCCTGA
- a CDS encoding D-(-)-3-hydroxybutyrate oligomer hydrolase — MMRNSLMATLALALAACSSMPSRTPQEQTVYQAQRITEHRGSDDLLSAGLGLDGLRAMTPPAFADAAAPTALELRRRAIWNNWRGIADLSLTGGYGQVYGSVAGAPGREYSALLRLPQARQPHRVVLQAPDNFDTGKRCLVVTASSGSRGVYGAIAVAGAWALPKGCAVVYTDKGAGTDYFDLDAQVGVGEDGRSVALEQGELAFAPDAPVGASGVAFKHAHSQDNPEADWGRHIKQAAEFGLAMLAQAYPQAAPFRFDNTRVIAVGISNGGGAVLRAAELEGDWLDAVVAGEPNVQVEGAPSLYDYTTEAALLMPCAQLHLPADALPQPPLRAQVEPFWTARCASLKSAGLISGDSPQAQAASAYELMRAKGWTDAALTAGALSTGFDLWRAIAVTYASAYGRFGVAEHPCGFSFAAQNADTRARAATPAERSVWWSDGSGIPPGAGVGLIDGKLSAPDFTFNGLQCLRALNSGSDDAARRVQQGIAQVRAGMPRKGLPIIVVHGRDDGLIPPAFTSDPYVAQAKAAGSAVSYWQVQHAQHFDGFLALPAYGARYVPLLPYVYAALDRVSAQLDGQGAASDREIAAQPRGAGAVSAEQLQLPR; from the coding sequence ATGATGCGCAACAGCCTGATGGCCACGCTGGCCCTGGCATTGGCGGCCTGCAGCAGCATGCCGTCGCGGACCCCGCAGGAGCAGACCGTGTATCAAGCACAGCGCATCACCGAGCATCGCGGCAGTGACGATCTGCTCAGCGCCGGACTGGGGCTGGACGGCTTGCGCGCGATGACCCCGCCCGCGTTTGCCGATGCGGCCGCGCCGACTGCGCTGGAACTGCGCCGGCGCGCGATCTGGAACAACTGGCGTGGCATCGCCGATCTTTCGCTCACCGGCGGTTACGGCCAGGTCTATGGCAGCGTGGCCGGCGCGCCGGGCCGCGAATACAGTGCCTTGCTGCGCTTGCCGCAGGCCCGGCAGCCGCACCGGGTGGTGCTGCAGGCGCCGGACAACTTCGACACGGGCAAGCGTTGCCTGGTGGTGACGGCGTCGTCCGGCTCGCGTGGCGTGTACGGCGCCATTGCCGTGGCCGGGGCGTGGGCGCTGCCGAAGGGCTGTGCGGTGGTGTACACCGACAAGGGCGCCGGCACCGACTACTTCGATCTGGATGCGCAGGTGGGTGTGGGCGAAGACGGTCGCAGCGTCGCGCTGGAGCAGGGTGAGCTGGCGTTCGCGCCGGATGCGCCGGTCGGCGCCAGCGGCGTGGCGTTCAAGCATGCGCATTCGCAGGACAATCCCGAGGCCGACTGGGGCCGGCATATCAAGCAGGCGGCCGAGTTCGGCCTGGCCATGCTCGCACAGGCCTATCCGCAGGCGGCGCCGTTCCGCTTCGACAATACCCGGGTGATTGCGGTCGGCATTTCCAATGGCGGTGGCGCGGTGCTGCGCGCGGCCGAACTGGAAGGCGACTGGCTGGATGCGGTGGTGGCGGGCGAGCCGAACGTGCAGGTGGAAGGCGCGCCTTCGCTGTATGACTACACCACCGAAGCGGCCTTGCTGATGCCGTGTGCGCAGCTGCATCTGCCGGCCGATGCGCTGCCACAGCCGCCGCTGCGTGCGCAGGTGGAACCGTTCTGGACGGCGCGCTGCGCGTCGCTGAAGTCGGCAGGCCTGATCAGCGGTGATTCCCCCCAGGCGCAGGCCGCTTCGGCTTACGAACTGATGCGCGCCAAAGGCTGGACCGACGCCGCACTCACCGCGGGCGCGCTCAGTACCGGTTTCGATCTGTGGCGTGCGATCGCGGTGACCTACGCGTCGGCCTACGGACGCTTCGGCGTGGCCGAGCATCCGTGTGGCTTCTCCTTTGCCGCACAGAATGCGGACACCCGCGCGCGCGCGGCCACCCCGGCCGAACGCAGCGTCTGGTGGTCCGATGGCTCGGGCATTCCGCCGGGTGCCGGCGTGGGCCTGATCGACGGCAAATTGTCGGCGCCGGATTTCACCTTCAACGGCCTGCAGTGCCTGCGTGCGCTCAACAGCGGCAGCGATGACGCGGCACGTCGCGTCCAGCAGGGCATCGCGCAGGTGCGTGCCGGCATGCCGCGCAAGGGCTTGCCGATCATCGTGGTGCATGGCCGCGATGACGGTTTGATTCCGCCGGCTTTCACCAGCGATCCCTATGTGGCCCAGGCCAAGGCGGCGGGCAGTGCCGTGAGCTACTGGCAGGTGCAGCACGCGCAGCACTTCGATGGCTTCCTTGCGCTGCCGGCGTATGGCGCGCGCTACGTGCCGTTGCTGCCGTACGTGTACGCCGCGCTGGATCGCGTCAGCGCGCAGCTGGACGGGCAGGGCGCGGCCAGCGATCGCGAGATCGCCGCGCAGCCGCGTGGCGCCGGTGCGGTGAGCGCCGAGCAGCTGCAGCTGCCTCGCTGA
- a CDS encoding 3-hydroxybutyrate dehydrogenase, with product MQTHSILITGAASGIGAGVASLLAESGRHVIISDLNLDAAQAVAAKIVADGGSAEAVQLDVSSEASITAALAAISRPVDVLVNNAGLQHVSPLEDFPMEKWDFLIQVMLVGVARLTRALLPGMRQRGFGRIINIGSIHALVASPYKSAYVAAKHGLVGFSKVIALETADSDITINTICPSYVKTPLVDKQIADQARTRGIPEAEVVSQIMLKPMPKGVFIEMDELAGITAFLSSPAARNITGQTIVVDGGWTVQ from the coding sequence ATGCAGACCCATTCCATCCTCATCACCGGCGCAGCCAGCGGCATCGGCGCCGGCGTGGCCAGCTTGCTGGCCGAATCCGGCCGCCACGTGATCATCAGCGATCTCAACCTGGACGCCGCGCAGGCGGTGGCCGCGAAGATCGTCGCCGACGGCGGCTCGGCCGAGGCGGTGCAACTGGACGTCAGCTCGGAAGCCAGCATCACCGCCGCGCTGGCGGCGATCTCGCGCCCGGTCGACGTGCTGGTCAACAACGCCGGCCTGCAACATGTCTCGCCGCTGGAAGACTTCCCGATGGAGAAATGGGACTTCCTGATCCAGGTGATGCTGGTCGGCGTGGCGCGCCTGACCCGGGCCCTGCTGCCGGGCATGCGCCAGCGCGGCTTTGGCCGGATCATCAACATCGGCAGCATCCATGCGCTGGTGGCCAGCCCGTACAAGAGCGCCTACGTGGCGGCCAAGCATGGCCTGGTCGGCTTTTCCAAAGTGATCGCGCTGGAAACCGCCGACAGCGACATCACCATCAACACCATCTGCCCCAGCTACGTGAAGACACCGCTGGTGGACAAGCAGATCGCCGATCAGGCGCGCACCCGCGGCATTCCCGAAGCCGAAGTGGTCAGCCAGATCATGCTCAAGCCGATGCCCAAGGGCGTGTTCATCGAAATGGACGAACTGGCCGGCATCACCGCCTTCCTGTCCTCGCCGGCCGCGCGCAACATCACCGGCCAGACGATCGTGGTCGACGGCGGCTGGACCGTACAGTAA
- a CDS encoding response regulator transcription factor, producing MPTLLIADDHPLFRAALRGAAADAVAALKVLEAESLDGVLAALEAHDDIDLVLLDLHMPGNHGLAGLAAIRAQFPAVAVVVVSANDDPRVVRRALDHGAAGYLPKSAGLDDLRDAIRSVLACEQWLPASLRATVARAQSSQHDADLAARLASLSPQQFRVLTLVAQGLLNKQIADRLDVQERTVKAHLSAIFDRLSVRNRTQASVILRELELSDPARQIEAL from the coding sequence ATGCCGACCCTGCTGATTGCCGACGACCATCCGCTGTTCCGCGCCGCCCTGCGTGGCGCCGCGGCCGACGCCGTGGCGGCGCTGAAGGTGCTGGAAGCCGAATCGCTGGACGGCGTGCTCGCCGCGCTGGAAGCGCATGACGACATCGACCTGGTGCTGCTGGATCTGCACATGCCCGGCAACCACGGCCTGGCCGGGCTGGCGGCAATCCGCGCGCAGTTCCCGGCGGTGGCGGTGGTGGTGGTCTCGGCCAACGACGACCCGCGCGTGGTCCGCCGCGCCCTCGACCATGGCGCCGCCGGCTACCTGCCCAAGAGCGCCGGCCTGGACGACCTGCGCGACGCCATCCGCAGCGTGCTCGCCTGCGAACAATGGCTGCCGGCCTCGTTGCGCGCCACGGTGGCACGCGCGCAATCCTCGCAACACGACGCCGACCTGGCCGCGCGCCTGGCCAGCCTGTCGCCGCAGCAGTTCCGGGTACTGACCCTGGTCGCCCAGGGCCTGTTGAACAAACAGATTGCCGATCGCCTGGACGTGCAGGAGCGCACGGTCAAGGCGCATCTGTCGGCCATTTTCGATCGCCTGAGCGTACGCAACCGCACCCAGGCCAGCGTGATCCTGCGCGAGCTGGAACTCAGCGACCCGGCGCGTCAGATCGAAGCCCTGTAA
- a CDS encoding NUDIX hydrolase has protein sequence MPYTPIVATLGYILSKDRQQALLIHRNARPGDLHLGKYNGLGGKLEADEDVVAGMRREIQEEAGIDCTELTLRGTISWPGFGKHGEDWLGFIFLITEWTGTPYQSNPEGTLEWVPVDRILELPLWDGDRHFLPLVFDDDARGFHGVMPYRDGKMVSWQYSRI, from the coding sequence ATGCCCTACACCCCCATCGTCGCCACCCTCGGCTACATCCTCTCCAAAGATCGCCAACAAGCCCTGCTGATTCACCGCAACGCACGCCCGGGCGACCTGCACCTGGGCAAGTACAACGGCCTGGGCGGAAAACTGGAAGCCGACGAAGACGTGGTGGCCGGCATGCGCAGGGAGATCCAGGAAGAAGCCGGCATCGACTGCACTGAGCTGACCCTGCGCGGCACCATCAGCTGGCCCGGCTTCGGCAAGCACGGCGAAGACTGGCTCGGCTTCATCTTCCTCATCACCGAATGGACCGGCACCCCCTACCAAAGCAATCCCGAAGGCACCCTCGAATGGGTGCCGGTGGACAGGATTCTCGAACTGCCCCTGTGGGACGGTGATCGCCACTTCCTTCCGCTGGTCTTTGATGACGATGCCCGCGGCTTCCACGGCGTCATGCCGTACCGCGACGGCAAGATGGTGTCCTGGCAGTACTCGCGGATCTGA